A region of the Stieleria neptunia genome:
GCGAACGGATCGCCTGGTTCGGGCGTTGGCATCTGGCTGAGCGACAGGCGGTGTTCAACAGCATGGTCAGCATCAAGAGCCGCAGTTATGGAGAGTTCTGGTGGTCGTGCAACCACCATCTGCAACACCTGGACCGCGAACAACGCGCGGCGTTTTGGCAGGCGATCCGACAGTGGCTGGCGATCGGAGCGGTCTCGCACGTCGACGGCCACTCGGCCACGGCGGCCGATGGACTGACCCTGGTTTCGGTGCAGCGGCGGATGACCGAACCGGTTCGCGACCTCCGCGTTTTCACCGAATGGTTGCCGGAAAAACCGCTGCGGGAACTGATTCCAGAACTCGTACTCCGCCCCGGGCTGCCGTTGCCACACCTGGCGGCAGCTCCACCGACCTCCGGTTCCGTCACTGCACCAGTGGCCGGTTCGGTCACCGCACCGACCGGGCGATCGGCACGCGTCGACCGAGCGGCCGACGGAACGATCCTCGTCCGCTGCGACACCGATTGCGTGCTGGAACGCTGTGTCTATCAGGACGGGAACTGGCGGGCCGGGCTGGACTCCGTTGCCGGTGATTCGTCGAGATCGCTAAGGGTTTTCCGCAGCAGCCACTTGAATCAGGCGGTGCTCATTCCACCGGGAAATTGGCGTGTGACGTTTGAGTATCGGCCGTGGTGGAAAGGACCGGCCCTGGCCGTGACGACTTTCGCGGCCATTATGTTGGGGATTTTGGTGGTTTTGCCGAACCAATTCGGCATGGCGACGGTCCGGGGAATTGTGTTTTTCCTGATCCGCGGTAGGCTGCTGCGCTCGTTTCGCCCTTACACTCGCTAAAAATTCAACACCCCAGGGACTCCTTATGACCCAGCGTCGTGGATCTGATTTCGCCGGACTATCGGTCGCCATCATCACGCCCTTTGCCGACGGCGGTGTGGACTACGACCGGTTGAAACAGCAGATCGAATTCCAGCTCGAGGCGGGCACCCGTTGCATCGTTCCCGTGGGCACGACCGGCGAATCTCCGACGTTGACGCACGACGAGCACGAACGCGTGATCGCGGAGACCATCCAGTGTGTCGCCGGTCGTGCGAAAGTGATGGCCGGGACGGGCAGCAACAGCACCGCCGAAGCCCTTCGATTGACGAAGCGCGCCGCCAAGGAGGGAGCCGATGCGACGCTGCAGGTCGCCCCCTATTACAACAAGCCGACTCAAGAGGGCTTGTACCAACACTTCAAAGCGGTTGCCGAAGCGGTCGAGATCCCGGTCTGCGTCTACAACATTCCCGGCCGCACCGGAAAAGAAATCGACGTGTCGACGATCCAGCGACTGGCCGAATTGCCGGGCATCACGATGGTCAAGGAAGCGACGGGAAAACTGGATCAATGCTCGGCGATCGTCGGCACGACCGATCTGACCGTGCTGTCCGGCGACGATTCGCTGACGTTGCCGATGATGAGCGTCGGAGCCGAAGGCGTGGTGTCGGTCGTCGGCAACCTGGTTCCCGGCGACATGATCAAATTGGTCCATGCCGCCAGCAACGGTGATTACGAACTCGCTCGCAAGATGCACCACCAGCTGTTCGCCCTGTGCAGCAACATGCTGGGACTCGCCACCAATCCGATCCCGGTCAAAGCCGCGATGCGGATGGTCGGACGCGACACGGGCGAATTGCGTTTGCCGATGACGCCCCTGGACGAAGCAGCCGAGCAGCAGTTGCAACAAACGATTCTCGCCTATGGCCTCGCCAGCGCCGCAGCCGTTTGAAAAAGGTGTCCGACACCTTTTTGGCAAAACAGGGGCTATGGGCAGACCGGGCAGCTGAGGCTTTGGGAAAGGTGGCGGACACCTTTTTGGCAAAACTATTCTTTCACGCGGAATCGTGTGACGACGCCTTGGACGGCGGGGAGCGCTTCGATTTCGCTGGTCGCCAACTTCGCCGCGCCCTCGGTGGCCTGGTGCGTCATGATCACCAGCGGCACCAATTCCATCTCCCCGCGAGCCGTTTCGGATTCGTGCTGGATCACCGAGGCGATTGAGATCGCATGCTTGGCCAAGACGTTGGCGATGGCCGCCAACGTGCCGGGGTGATTGGCGACATGCAACCTCAGGTAAAAGCGTCCGCGTAACGTTTCGGCGTCGCGGAGGATGGCGCGGGGCGGGTTGTCGCTGGAGAAGTATTCCAGCGTTTGAAAAGTCAACTTGGTTCGGCCGACGGCGGTGTCGATCAAATCTGCCACGACGGCGGACGCCGTCGGCATCTGGCCGGCCCCCAGGCCGTGAAAGAAGACGGGGCCGACGGCATCGCCGATCGCACGGATCGCGTTGAACGCGTTTCGCACTTCGGCCAACGGCGTCCCGATCTTCAACAGCGTCGGCGAAACCGACAATTCCAAGCCGTCGTCGGTCAAATTGGCGACGGCCAACAATTTGATGCGATAGCCGAGCTCCCGCGCGTATCGCAGGTCCACCGGATCCAACCCATCGATCCCGACTTTGGGGATGTCGTTCCAGTCGACGGTGGCGCCGAACGCCAAGTGCGCCAAAATCGCCAGCTTTTGTGCCGCGTCGGTGCCGTCGACGTCCATCGTCGGATCCGCTTCGGCGTAGCCGAGTTCCTGCGCCGTTTTGACGACTTCCTCGTAGTTGGAACCGAACTCGTCCATCTGGCTGACGATGAAGTTGCTGGTCCCGTTCAGGATCCCTTCGAGCGATTGCAACTGGTTGGCCGACAGGCATTGGCTGATGTTGGCGATGATCGGGATTCCGCCGGCCACGGACGCTTCAAAGGCGATACTGCGGCCCAATTGTCGCGCCCGATCAAACAATTCCGGACCGTGCTCGGCCAGCAGGGCTTTGTTCGCCGTGACGATGTCTTTCCCCGATTCCAGCAACCGCAGCATGATCGATCGGGCCGGTTCGAGCCCACCGATCAATTGCGCCACAACGGTGATTTCGGGGTCATTGACGACTTCATCGATCGAATCCGTCAACACGCCCTCGGGAAGATCGATCCGTGCGGCGGCTTTGGCAAGGTCTCTCGCGACCGCTTTGCGCAACCACAACGTTCGTCCGGCATGACGCGCCGTGCGGTCTCCATGATCGAGCAACAGACGCGCAACACCGCTACCAACAGTACCCAGGCCAACAATGGCAATGTTTGTCTTTTCCATGACGCCAGATGTTAACCGCCCGACCCGGTTTCAACGAGACCCGGCACTAACGATGTAGGTTGATGAATTGCCAACCCGAAATCTTCCAGTTGGGACCATACGGACGGCACCAGCGGCATTGCGCCAGCATCTTGATCGGCCCACCCTTGAGCGACTCAATCGTCAGCACCGCCGTGGATCGCTCGGGAATTTCCGCCGAAGTGATCAAGCCAATTCCGGCCGCCGAAACTTTCCGTGAGAATGCAATGATTTCTTCCTGAGATCCCCGGATCAGCATCGCCACGGGCCGGACCAAATGCTCGCGGTGCGACGAACGGTTTTCGATGCGATCGTAAAACGCGTCTTCCTCGAGAAGATCCCGAATGGCGTTCTCGACGTCCGTGTTCGGTGCGGTACCGGAAAGACGCAGCATTGTGGGCAGACTCCTACACGTTCTGTGGGTGACGCGTGGCTTCTTGCGTCGACAAAGGGATTTCAGGGATTGCGATCGGGTGCGTGTTCGGGTCAGACAGAATGTGCCGACGCCGACGCTTCCCGTTAACTTTAACCTTGCCGGGCATTCCGCCCTCATGCAAATAGATTTCCGCATGAATACTTAAGAAACCGACCGTGACGCCGCGACCGATTCGATCGGCCCCTTCCCCCTGCCACGATCTGGCCGCCCACCATCCCCCTAATTGGCATGGTGAACGGAGAACTCGAACCGGCAACGCTGGCGACGGAGTGATCCTTTTCGACGCCGGCGGCCATTTCCCGATTGCCCCTTTTGGCCGCCGACCGGCACCCTAGCAACGCACTGAAAACAAGTGGGATCCGCTTCCAGCCTGTCGACGCTGGTGAGCGGAACGGCGCGAGCGGGCCGTCGATTTCGTCGGGATCTGCTGAATCAATGGTGAGGGGCTGGCCGTAAGGCCTCGGGCAGCGTCGCAGTGCCCGGCCGCTTACGCGGCGCGCGGCTCACAAAAGCAACAGCCCACGAGCCGTCCGGCGCGCTGCAACAACACCATGAAACACCGGAGGGCTCGCGCCCTGCCGCTCACAAGCAACGCACCAGTTGGCGCACTTCGCTACAGCGACCGCAGGTACGCCGCGCTCTGCTGGATACTTTTGACCGGGTGTGGCGAGTGGTCTTGCTCGACATGGCAATGTGCCACGCCAGCATCCGCGGCGGCGGCCAGGATCGGTTCCATCGGGATCATCCCGTTGCCCAGTTCCTTGAACGCTTCCTTCGGGATCCCCTCGTACTGCGGCGGCTTGACGGACCGATCCAGGTCCTTGAGGTGCAACTGCGTCACGCGTCCGGAAAGTTTGCGAATCAGATCCGCCGCATCCAGGCCACCGACGGCGACCCAGAAGACGTCGATTTCAAACTTCATGTCCGCCGAGAACTCTTCGACGAAGACGTCATAACCGCATTTGCCACCTTCGAACGGTTTGAACTCAAAGGCGTGATTGTGGTAGGCCAATTGAATGCCCGCCCGTTTCGCTTTCTCGGCCGCAACATTGCACCGCTGTGCGACCTCCTTGTACTGGTCCAACGAACCGCGTTGTTCGGCACCCAGGTAAGGGACCACCAGGTGGGTCAGCCCCAGATCGTTGGCTTTGTCGAGCAGCTGCTCAAACGGCTGAACCCCTTTCTGGTCGGGTTTCAGGATTCCGTCGGTGTTGATGTGAGACGAATGCACCGCCATCCCATTGGCTTTGGCTTCGCGAATCATGTCGTCGGCACCGGGAAAACCGTACGGTTCGACTTGCTTGTACCCGGCCTCGGCAACCGCCTTCAACGTGCCCGCGACGTCGGCGCGGATTTCGTTTCGCAGCGTGTAGAGCTGGATTCCGATCTCGTTGCGATACTTGTTGTCCGCTTCCAGGGCGCGGAGCCAGCTGGACTGGGCCAACGTGGCGGTCAGCGCAGCACCGCTGGCAATGAATTGACGTCGTTTCATGGTCGTGATGGGTGGTGTGGGGAAGAAAAGCACAGACTCGCCCCGAGGCTCCGCCCCACGACGTGAACGATTGATGTGCTGAGTTTTACGAGGTTATAGCGGCTAGCCGACTTGCATCGCCGTTCCCATCGTAACCCCTGGCGCGGGCAAATTGCTCTCGCCCTGCAGAAAAACATCGATCGCGCGAGCGGCACCACGCCCCTCGTTGATCGCCCAGACGACCAAACTCTGTCCGCGGCGACAGTCACCTGCGGCGAAGACCTTGTCGATGTTCGTCGCAAATTGGCCATGCTCGGCCTTGAAATTGCTTCGCGGATCGGTCTCCATCCCCAACGATTCGGGGACATACTGTTCCGGCCCCAAGAATCCCATCGACAGCAAGATCAATTGGGCAGGCCACTGTTTCTCCGACCCTTCGACCTCCGCCATTTGCCATTTCCCAGACTCGTCTTTCGTCCATTCAACCTCGACGGTCTTGATGCCCGCCAGTTCGCCGGCGGCGTCGACGACAAATTCCTTGCTAAGGATTTGATACTCGCGAGGATCCCGACCGAATTTCGCTTCGGCCTCTTCGTGTCCGTAATCGACACGGAAGACGCGAGGCCATTCCGGCCAAGGATTATCCGAGGCACGCTCTTCGGGCGGCTTGGGCAGCAGTTCGAAATTGACCAGGCTGCGGCAGCCGTGTCGCAAACTGGTCGCGATGCAGTCGGTTCCGGTGTCACCGCCCCCGATCACGATCACGTCTTTGCCTTCGGCGCTGATGAACCCGTCGCCGAGGGTTTCTCCGTGGACGCTTTGACGCGTGTTGGCGGTCAAAAACTCCATCGCAAAATGAACGCCCTTGGCGTCCCGATTGGGGATCGGCAAGTCGCGCGGCTTCGTCGCACCACAGGCCAACAGGACCGCGTCGTTTTCATTGACCAGCTCCTTGGGGTCCAAGTCGACGCCGACGTTCGCGCCGGTGACGAACTTGATCCCTTCGGCCGTCATCTTGTCCACGCGGCGCTGGACCGCTTCTTTGGAAAGCTTCATGTTCGGAATGCCGTACTGCAGCAATCCACCGATGCGATTGGCCCGTTCGTAAACGG
Encoded here:
- the dapA gene encoding 4-hydroxy-tetrahydrodipicolinate synthase, with the translated sequence MTQRRGSDFAGLSVAIITPFADGGVDYDRLKQQIEFQLEAGTRCIVPVGTTGESPTLTHDEHERVIAETIQCVAGRAKVMAGTGSNSTAEALRLTKRAAKEGADATLQVAPYYNKPTQEGLYQHFKAVAEAVEIPVCVYNIPGRTGKEIDVSTIQRLAELPGITMVKEATGKLDQCSAIVGTTDLTVLSGDDSLTLPMMSVGAEGVVSVVGNLVPGDMIKLVHAASNGDYELARKMHHQLFALCSNMLGLATNPIPVKAAMRMVGRDTGELRLPMTPLDEAAEQQLQQTILAYGLASAAAV
- a CDS encoding homoserine dehydrogenase, producing MEKTNIAIVGLGTVGSGVARLLLDHGDRTARHAGRTLWLRKAVARDLAKAAARIDLPEGVLTDSIDEVVNDPEITVVAQLIGGLEPARSIMLRLLESGKDIVTANKALLAEHGPELFDRARQLGRSIAFEASVAGGIPIIANISQCLSANQLQSLEGILNGTSNFIVSQMDEFGSNYEEVVKTAQELGYAEADPTMDVDGTDAAQKLAILAHLAFGATVDWNDIPKVGIDGLDPVDLRYARELGYRIKLLAVANLTDDGLELSVSPTLLKIGTPLAEVRNAFNAIRAIGDAVGPVFFHGLGAGQMPTASAVVADLIDTAVGRTKLTFQTLEYFSSDNPPRAILRDAETLRGRFYLRLHVANHPGTLAAIANVLAKHAISIASVIQHESETARGEMELVPLVIMTHQATEGAAKLATSEIEALPAVQGVVTRFRVKE
- a CDS encoding PilZ domain-containing protein yields the protein MLRLSGTAPNTDVENAIRDLLEEDAFYDRIENRSSHREHLVRPVAMLIRGSQEEIIAFSRKVSAAGIGLITSAEIPERSTAVLTIESLKGGPIKMLAQCRWCRPYGPNWKISGWQFINLHR
- a CDS encoding sugar phosphate isomerase/epimerase family protein, coding for MKRRQFIASGAALTATLAQSSWLRALEADNKYRNEIGIQLYTLRNEIRADVAGTLKAVAEAGYKQVEPYGFPGADDMIREAKANGMAVHSSHINTDGILKPDQKGVQPFEQLLDKANDLGLTHLVVPYLGAEQRGSLDQYKEVAQRCNVAAEKAKRAGIQLAYHNHAFEFKPFEGGKCGYDVFVEEFSADMKFEIDVFWVAVGGLDAADLIRKLSGRVTQLHLKDLDRSVKPPQYEGIPKEAFKELGNGMIPMEPILAAAADAGVAHCHVEQDHSPHPVKSIQQSAAYLRSL
- a CDS encoding glutamate synthase subunit beta; amino-acid sequence: MGKPTGFKEFDRKKVPWRLPVVRLNDYDEIYTEHKIDHLREQGARCMDCGVPFCQSGTGCPIDNLIPEWNDLVYNNRWKEAIERLHKTNNFPEFTGRTCPAPCEGSCVLGINHPPVTIKNIENAIVDRAWEEGWIVPEPPESRTGKSVAIVGSGPAGLTAADQLNKAGHSVTVYERANRIGGLLQYGIPNMKLSKEAVQRRVDKMTAEGIKFVTGANVGVDLDPKELVNENDAVLLACGATKPRDLPIPNRDAKGVHFAMEFLTANTRQSVHGETLGDGFISAEGKDVIVIGGGDTGTDCIATSLRHGCRSLVNFELLPKPPEERASDNPWPEWPRVFRVDYGHEEAEAKFGRDPREYQILSKEFVVDAAGELAGIKTVEVEWTKDESGKWQMAEVEGSEKQWPAQLILLSMGFLGPEQYVPESLGMETDPRSNFKAEHGQFATNIDKVFAAGDCRRGQSLVVWAINEGRGAARAIDVFLQGESNLPAPGVTMGTAMQVG